A DNA window from Vigna angularis cultivar LongXiaoDou No.4 chromosome 1, ASM1680809v1, whole genome shotgun sequence contains the following coding sequences:
- the LOC108326380 gene encoding uncharacterized protein LOC108326380 codes for MEVWEEEREAVKANISQLKDQISQILEALKAMKTKVNEISKSPHTVVAHDVSTKATMLTDIEEAKSKLKVLKVRLTTIEGFESYGFGDMVKLSLALGVTIPHKFKEPEFEKYKGNTCLKNHLTMYCRKMACLRYDGKLLIHFFQDSLAEAALSWYTHLESSHIRSWADLADAFVRQYKYNMHVAPDRLQLHHMAKKEEESFKEYAQLQRELAAQVESPLYNKKMVAMFVSTLQPPFHEHMIESVTPNFVGIIIIDRKNRDWAEELENYIFDHYSKKFVLNRKKRRKREHMQHQQYPYGEVMPPLITITKA; via the exons ATGGAAGTTTGGGAAGAGGAACGTGAAGCTGTAAAGGCTAATATTAGCCAACTCAAGGATCAAATCAGTCAAATCTTGGAAGCTTTGAAAGCCATGAAG ACGAAGGTGAATGAAATATCCAAGTCTCCTCACACAGTTGTTGCACATGATGTTTCAACTAAGGCCACCATGCTCACAGACATAGAGGAAGCGAAAAGTAAACTTAAAGTGTTGAAAGTCAGGCTAACGACCATAGAGGGGTTTGAAAGTTACGGGTTTGGTGACATGGTGAAGTTGAGTTTGGCCCTAGGAGTGACAATTCCACACAAGTTCAAGGAGCCAGAATTCGAGAAGTACAAGGGTAACACATGCCTCAAGAACCACTTGACCATGTATTGCCGAAAAATGGCTTGCTTACGCTATGACGGAAAATTACTTATCCATTTCTTTCAAGACAGCTTGGCCGAAGCAGCGTTGAGTTGGTATACACATCTGGAATCCTCTCATATTCGTTCTTGGGCAGATTTGGCAGACGCCTTTGTAAGGCAGTACAAATACAATATGCACGTCGCGCCAGATAGGTTACAGTTACACCACATGGCAAAGAAAGAGGAGGAGTCTTTTAAGGAGTATGCGCAACTACAGAGAGAATTGGCAGCACAGGTGGAGTCACCTCTATACAACAAGAAGATGGTTGCAATGTTTGTGAGCACACTACAACCACCTTTTCATGAGCATATGATCGAAAGTGTGACTCCCAATTTTGTTGGTATCATCATCATAGACCGAAAGAATCGAGATTGGGCTGAAGAATTGGAAAATTACATCTTCGACCACTATtccaaaaaatttgttttaaatcggaaaaaaagaaggaaacgCGAGCACATGCAACATCAGCAATACCCATATGGGGAGGTCATGCCCCCACTCATAACTATCACCAAAGCctag